From a region of the Erythrobacter neustonensis genome:
- a CDS encoding lysozyme has product MPYQPSSPFRELLRKLAALPAVGAIPDRSRVVSPAGIALIKRFEGCARLRTDGMIEAYPDPGSGGEPWTIGWGATGLDRFNGGRIGPHTRWTQAQCDLRLAQDVSRYAAEVARAIGPASTTQAQFDALVSFHYNTGAIGRATLTKRHNAGDHTGAAREFARWTRASGTVLRGLVYRRAAEVELYLSDAD; this is encoded by the coding sequence ATGCCCTATCAACCGTCCAGCCCTTTTCGCGAATTGCTGCGCAAGCTGGCCGCCCTGCCTGCCGTCGGCGCAATTCCCGATCGCAGCCGCGTGGTGAGCCCTGCCGGGATTGCCCTCATCAAACGGTTCGAAGGCTGTGCTCGCCTCCGGACCGACGGAATGATCGAAGCCTATCCCGATCCGGGCTCGGGCGGGGAGCCTTGGACCATCGGATGGGGCGCGACGGGGCTTGATCGGTTCAATGGAGGCCGGATCGGACCGCACACCCGCTGGACGCAGGCGCAATGCGACCTTCGCCTGGCGCAGGATGTCAGCCGTTATGCTGCCGAGGTTGCGCGAGCGATCGGGCCGGCGTCGACCACGCAGGCCCAGTTCGACGCACTGGTCAGCTTCCACTACAACACCGGCGCAATCGGCCGCGCGACGCTGACCAAGCGGCACAATGCGGGCGATCACACTGGCGCGGCCCGCGAATTTGCACGCTGGACCCGCGCATCGGGCACAGTGCTGCGCGGGCTGGTGTATCGCCGCGCCGCCGAGGTCGAGCTTTACCTCAGCGACGCGGACTGA
- a CDS encoding helix-turn-helix transcriptional regulator, which translates to MENRLKQYREAQGWSQGELARRLGVSRQTINAVETDKYDPSLPLALRMARLFAVPVPELFIDHWEPEA; encoded by the coding sequence GTGGAAAATCGTCTGAAGCAATACCGCGAGGCGCAAGGCTGGAGCCAGGGCGAACTTGCCCGCCGGCTGGGCGTGTCGCGGCAGACGATCAACGCGGTCGAGACCGACAAGTATGACCCTTCGTTGCCGCTCGCATTGCGGATGGCGCGGTTGTTCGCGGTGCCGGTGCCCGAACTTTTCATCGATCATTGGGAGCCAGAGGCATGA
- a CDS encoding calcium/sodium antiporter yields MTNAILLVAAGLVLLAIGGELLVRGSVGMATRLGISPLLAGLTIVGFGTSTPELATSIQAAMAGSPGIAVGNVIGSNIANILFILGVSALILPLSVNPASFKRDSIALGGSALLCTGAVLTGVIGPVIGIILIACLVGYLYWAYKTESAAPCPEGARHEAEAAEHPVPATTAPILLIGMIIAGLAAAIFGAGWLVDGAVVLASAAGLSEAVIGLTVVAVGTSLPELIACVIAVLRKHEDVALGNVVGSNIYNILGILGITAMVKPITIPEEIARFDVWVMLAVTALLLVQLRSGWRLSRAEGGLLVLIYAAYTAFLVMR; encoded by the coding sequence ATGACGAACGCGATCCTGCTTGTGGCCGCAGGGCTGGTGCTGTTGGCGATCGGGGGTGAATTGCTGGTGCGCGGTTCCGTCGGAATGGCCACCAGGCTGGGCATCTCGCCGCTTCTGGCCGGCCTGACGATTGTCGGCTTCGGAACCTCGACCCCGGAATTGGCGACCAGCATTCAGGCTGCAATGGCCGGATCACCCGGAATTGCGGTCGGCAATGTCATCGGCTCGAACATCGCCAATATCCTTTTCATCCTCGGCGTATCGGCCCTCATTCTGCCCTTGTCGGTCAATCCTGCGTCTTTCAAGCGCGATTCGATTGCCTTGGGCGGTTCGGCGTTGCTGTGCACCGGCGCGGTGTTGACGGGGGTGATCGGACCTGTGATCGGCATCATCTTGATCGCCTGCCTCGTCGGGTATCTGTACTGGGCTTACAAGACCGAGAGCGCCGCTCCCTGCCCCGAAGGCGCACGCCATGAGGCCGAAGCTGCCGAACATCCCGTGCCCGCAACCACCGCACCGATCCTTTTGATCGGGATGATCATTGCCGGCCTGGCAGCAGCGATCTTCGGTGCCGGCTGGCTGGTCGATGGTGCCGTCGTGCTCGCCAGCGCCGCGGGGCTGTCCGAAGCGGTGATCGGCCTGACCGTGGTGGCCGTCGGCACATCGCTGCCCGAATTGATCGCCTGTGTCATCGCGGTCTTGCGCAAGCACGAGGATGTCGCGCTGGGCAATGTCGTCGGCTCGAACATCTACAATATCCTCGGTATCCTCGGCATCACCGCCATGGTGAAGCCGATCACGATCCCTGAGGAAATCGCGCGCTTCGATGTGTGGGTCATGCTCGCGGTGACAGCCTTGCTGCTTGTGCAGTTGCGCAGCGGCTGGCGGCTGTCACGGGCCGAGGGCGGCCTGCTGGTGCTGATCTATGCAGCATACACCGCATTTCTGGTGATGCGGTAA
- the glnA gene encoding type I glutamate--ammonia ligase, whose translation MSKAKDVLKKIKDEEIEWVDLRFTDPKGKWQHLTMVAGVMGEDELEDGLMFDGSSIAGWKAINESDMILKPDLSETWIDPFSATPMLVINCDIVEPSTGDWYSRDPRTTAKRSEAYLKSTGIGDTVYVGPEAEFFMFDDVRFEDGYAGSGFAIDDIELPGNTSKEYDGGNMGHRPRAKGGYFPVAPVDSAVDIRAEMVSTMLEMGLPCDKHHHEVAAAQHELGLTFGTLVQTADRMQIYKYVVHQVAHAYGKTATFMPKPIKADNGSGMHTHISIWKDGKPMFAGNEYAGLSEMCLYFIGGVIKHAKALNAFTNPTTNSYKRLVPGFEAPVLLAYSARNRSASCRIPYGTGDKAKRVEFRFPDAMANPYLCYAALLMAGLDGIENKIHPGEAMDKNLYDLPPAELAQVPTVCGSLREALDSLAADHEFLLKGDVFTKDQIESYCELKWEEVIRTETTPCPVEFDMYYSM comes from the coding sequence ATGTCGAAAGCAAAAGACGTCCTGAAGAAGATCAAGGACGAGGAAATCGAGTGGGTCGATCTGCGCTTCACCGATCCCAAGGGCAAGTGGCAGCACCTCACCATGGTCGCGGGCGTCATGGGCGAAGACGAGCTTGAAGACGGCCTGATGTTCGATGGTTCGTCGATTGCCGGCTGGAAGGCGATCAACGAATCCGACATGATCCTGAAGCCCGACCTCAGCGAAACCTGGATCGATCCCTTCAGCGCGACGCCGATGCTGGTCATCAACTGCGACATCGTCGAGCCTTCGACCGGCGACTGGTACAGCCGCGACCCGCGCACCACCGCGAAGCGTTCGGAAGCCTACCTCAAGTCGACCGGGATCGGCGACACGGTCTATGTCGGCCCCGAAGCCGAATTCTTCATGTTCGACGACGTGCGCTTCGAAGACGGTTATGCCGGTTCGGGCTTTGCGATCGACGATATCGAACTGCCGGGCAATACGTCGAAGGAATACGATGGCGGCAACATGGGCCACCGTCCGCGCGCCAAGGGCGGTTACTTCCCCGTCGCGCCGGTCGACAGCGCGGTCGACATCCGTGCCGAGATGGTCTCGACCATGCTCGAAATGGGCCTGCCCTGCGACAAGCACCACCACGAAGTCGCCGCAGCCCAGCACGAATTGGGCCTGACCTTCGGCACGCTGGTGCAGACCGCTGACCGGATGCAGATCTACAAGTATGTCGTGCATCAGGTCGCGCATGCCTATGGCAAGACCGCGACCTTCATGCCCAAGCCGATCAAGGCCGACAACGGCAGCGGCATGCACACGCACATCTCGATCTGGAAGGATGGCAAGCCGATGTTTGCCGGCAACGAATATGCCGGTCTGTCGGAAATGTGCCTCTATTTCATCGGCGGCGTGATCAAGCATGCCAAGGCGCTGAACGCCTTCACCAACCCCACCACCAACAGCTACAAGCGGCTGGTGCCGGGCTTCGAGGCCCCCGTGCTGCTCGCCTATTCGGCGCGCAACCGCTCGGCGTCTTGCCGCATTCCTTACGGCACGGGCGACAAGGCCAAGCGCGTCGAGTTCCGCTTCCCCGACGCGATGGCAAACCCCTACCTGTGCTATGCGGCGCTGCTGATGGCCGGGCTCGACGGGATCGAGAACAAGATCCACCCGGGCGAGGCGATGGACAAGAACCTTTATGATCTGCCGCCGGCCGAACTGGCCCAGGTGCCGACCGTGTGCGGCTCGCTGCGCGAAGCGCTCGACAGCCTTGCTGCCGACCACGAATTCCTGCTGAAGGGCGACGTGTTCACCAAGGACCAGATTGAAAGCTATTGCGAGCTCAAGTGGGAAGAGGTGATCCGCACCGAAACCACGCCGTGCCCGGTCGAGTTCGACATGTATTATTCGATGTAA
- a CDS encoding P-II family nitrogen regulator, whose amino-acid sequence MKKIEAIIKPFKLDEVKEALHEIGVSGITVTEAKGFGRQKGHTELYRGAEYVVDFLPKVKLEVVVADDQAERVVEAIAAAAKTGRIGDGKIFVTAIESALRIRTGETNDDAI is encoded by the coding sequence GTGAAAAAGATCGAAGCGATCATCAAGCCTTTCAAACTCGACGAAGTGAAAGAGGCGCTGCATGAAATCGGCGTGTCGGGCATCACGGTCACCGAAGCCAAGGGGTTCGGCCGTCAGAAGGGCCATACCGAGCTTTACCGCGGCGCCGAATATGTTGTCGACTTCCTGCCCAAGGTGAAGCTTGAAGTCGTGGTTGCCGACGATCAGGCCGAACGCGTGGTGGAAGCCATCGCGGCGGCTGCCAAGACCGGGCGCATCGGCGACGGCAAGATCTTCGTCACCGCGATCGAAAGCGCGCTGCGCATCCGCACCGGCGAAACCAACGACGACGCAATCTGA
- the argC gene encoding N-acetyl-gamma-glutamyl-phosphate reductase, translating to MAIRLFIDGAAGTTGLEIRERLQGRSEFDLIVLDDAQRKDETARRDALHAADIAILCLPDEAAKAAVTLAQGSDVRIIDASSAHRVAQGWTYGFPEIVGHAAIADAQFVSNPGCYPTGFLALIAPLVRAGHLPTDFPYSVNAVSGYSGGGNALIDRFEADPTIAFRAYGLALGHKHLTEMQAYAGLTHAPVFSPSVIPAHRGMLVDVPLPLTALPGQPQPGALHAALAEFYGSSAVVTVAPEGEAPAELLLHRSAAPWDGSALHVFGSADGSQARLIARLDNLGKGASGAAIQNLNIMCGLPETTGLRL from the coding sequence GTGGCGATCCGCCTGTTCATCGACGGTGCGGCAGGCACCACCGGCCTTGAAATCCGCGAGCGTTTGCAGGGGCGTAGCGAGTTCGATCTGATCGTGCTGGACGATGCGCAGCGCAAGGACGAGACCGCGCGGCGCGATGCGCTGCACGCCGCCGACATTGCGATCCTGTGCCTGCCCGACGAAGCGGCGAAGGCCGCGGTAACCCTCGCGCAGGGCTCCGATGTCCGGATCATCGACGCGTCATCTGCGCACCGCGTGGCGCAAGGGTGGACCTATGGTTTTCCCGAGATCGTCGGCCATGCCGCAATCGCCGATGCCCAATTCGTGAGCAATCCGGGGTGCTACCCCACAGGCTTCCTTGCCTTGATCGCGCCGCTGGTGCGTGCGGGCCACCTGCCCACGGATTTCCCTTATTCGGTCAATGCGGTGAGCGGATATTCGGGCGGCGGCAACGCGCTGATCGACCGCTTCGAGGCCGACCCGACAATCGCCTTCCGCGCCTATGGTCTGGCGCTGGGGCACAAGCATCTGACCGAGATGCAGGCCTATGCGGGCTTGACCCATGCGCCGGTATTTTCGCCGTCGGTCATTCCGGCACACCGCGGCATGCTGGTCGATGTGCCGCTGCCGCTGACGGCGCTGCCGGGCCAGCCGCAGCCCGGGGCGCTGCACGCAGCCCTCGCCGAATTTTACGGCAGCAGCGCGGTGGTCACGGTCGCACCTGAAGGCGAGGCACCGGCCGAATTGCTGCTCCATCGCTCGGCTGCGCCGTGGGACGGGAGTGCGCTGCACGTGTTCGGCAGTGCGGATGGTTCGCAGGCACGGTTGATCGCGCGGCTCGACAACCTCGGCAAGGGCGCGTCGGGCGCGGCGATCCAGAACCTCAACATCATGTGCGGCCTGCCCGAAACAACGGGTCTGCGCCTCTAA